The Anolis carolinensis isolate JA03-04 chromosome 1, rAnoCar3.1.pri, whole genome shotgun sequence genome window below encodes:
- the galm gene encoding galactose mutarotase produces the protein MTEVKRESFGECRDGRGTVEKFLLKSDAVKVEIISLGCIITALETKDRDGKFADIVLGFDHLEGYIQKNPYFGAVVGRVANRIAKGKFVVEGREYHLALNNGPNSLHGGIKGFDKAVWTPEVLPEGVRFFRISPDGEEGYPGELKVWVTYTLKNAELTIHYRAQSSKTTPVNLTNHSYFNLAGQGSQSIYDHEFTIDADSYLPVDETQIPTGEVASVEGTAFDLRKPVELGRHLQKFHLSGFDHNFCLKQTKKPRFCARAYHPSSGRMIEVYTTQPGIQFYTGNSLDGTLKGKGGHVYPKHSGFCLETQNWPDAVNQVHFPNVLLHPGEEYSTTTSFKFSA, from the exons ATGACAGAAGTAAAGAGAGAGAGTTTCGGGGAATGTCGTGATGGCAGAGGGACCGTGGAAAAATTCCTGCTCAAGTCAGACGCGGTTAAAGTGGAAATCATCTCTTTAGGCTGCATAATCACTGCCTTGGAAACCAAAGACAGGGATGGCAAATTTGCAGACATTGTTCTGGGCTTTGACCACCTGGAAG GGTACATCCAAAAGAACCCCTATTTTGGAGCCGTTGTTGGACGGGTTGCTAACAGAATTGCCAAAGGAAAGTTTGTGGTTGAAGGACGGGAGTATCACTTGGCTCTCAACAATGGACCCAACAGTCTGCATGGGGGTATAAAAGGCTTTGACAAG GCTGTCTGGACTCCAGAAGTACTTCCAGAAGGTGTAAGGTTTTTCAGAATAAGTCCCGATGGTGAAGAGGGATACCCCGGTGAACTGAAAGTGTGGGTGACGTATACCCTGAAGAATGCTGAACTAACAATACATTATAGAGCTCAAAGCAGTAAGACCACACCAGTCAATCTGACCAACCATTCATACTTCAATCTTGCAGGTCAG GGGTCACAGAGTATCTATGACCATGAATTTACCATAGATGCAGATTCTTACCTGCCAGTAGATGAAACTCAGATCCCCACAG GAGAAGTTGCTTCTGTGGAGGGCACAGCCTTTGATCTGAGAAAACCAGTGGAGCTTGGGAGACATTTGCAGAAGTTTCACCTCAGTGGGTTTGACCACAATTTTTGTCTGAAACAGACGAAAAAGCCTCGCTTCTGTGCAAG AGCTTACCATCCCTCTAGTGGCAGGATGATAGAAGTTTACACAACTCAGCCTGGCATTCAGTTTTACACTGGAAATTCCTTAGACGGCACCTTAAAGGGCAAAGGAGGCCATGTATATCCTAAGCATTCCGGTTTCTGTCTTGAAACTCAGAACTGGCCAGATGCGGTGAATCAG GTTCATTTCCCAAATGTTTTGCTGCACCCAGGAGAGGAATATAGCACCACAACTTCCTTCAAGTTTTCTGCTTAA